A DNA window from Hydra vulgaris chromosome 13, alternate assembly HydraT2T_AEP contains the following coding sequences:
- the LOC136089979 gene encoding uncharacterized protein LOC136089979: MATEEIKGLHIFKEILSKHKYWKIIRISSFIKRFIYNCRNEEKITGPLNAEEMIEAELVNLKLLQKAVAIKSNVELKQDEKQLWRCHGKVSGYNPIFVPKGFQLTLKIIEYHHAKTLHGGVGDTMSSIRERFWIPNLRVAVKKVIRECNLCKRYRVKPLLPPTRAMLPRFRTENIEPFTVTGVDFAGPLKYKAQGKLVEKCYVALFTCACTRAVYLRLCHDLTAGEFQRILKEFVVRKGPPQMMISDNAKTFVATGKWLLTLKKDENLANYLATTAIKWRFNLSRAPWWGGLFERLIGIMKKSLSKTIGKGILNFFELEEVLLDVECVMNNRPLCYQGDQFDKQVLTPNVLMRGRPAVLLEEDIDLITRDDCALRRIKFVKSCKNHLRKRWMNEYVHAMEERQQAREKRGNVKLPEVGSMVLIKDDVKDKALLNIGRIENNIKGKDGVIRGFKIRLGNGYVIERPIQLVCNLEMGCGTESGIESEENLETKAEEDTLKREPRQAKLNARQIISSIMEDEMAD; this comes from the coding sequence ATGGCAACAGAAGAAATAAAGGGACTTCATATATTTAAGGAAATATTGAGTAAACACAAGTATTGGAAAATCATAAGAATATCATCTTTcataaaaaggtttatttacaattgtcggaatgaagaaaaaataacagGACCACTGAATGCTGAAGAGATGATAGAAGCGGAGTTGGTGAATCTTAAGTTACTACAAAAAGCTGTTGCGATAAAGTCCAATGTGGAACTTAAACAGGATGAAAAACAGCTTTGGAGGTGTCATGGAAAAGTCTCTGGGTATAATCCAATATTTGTACCAAAAGGTTTTCAACTAActctaaaaattattgagtaTCATCACGCGAAAACGTTACACGGGGGAGTAGGAGATACAATGAGTAGCATTAGAGAAAGATTTTGGATACCAAATTTGAGAGTTGCTGTAAAGAAGGTCATTCGTGAATGCAATCTATGTAAGAGATATAGAGTGAAACCGCTGTTACCGCCAACAAGAGCAATGTTACCACGTTTTAGAACTGAAAATATCGAACCGTTTACGGTTACAGGTGTTGATTTTGCCGGTCCGCTAAAGTATAAAGCGCAAGGGAAGTTGgttgaaaaatgttatgttGCACTGTTTACATGCGCATGTACAAGAGCTGTCTACCTTAGACTTTGTCATGACCTAACGGCAGGAGAATTTCAGAGAATTTTAAAGGAGTTTGTTGTAAGAAAAGGACCACCACAAATGATGATTAGTGATAACGCAAAAACGTTTGTGGCAACAGGGAAGTGGTTACTAACACTTAAGAAGGATGAAAATCTCGCAAACTATCTTGCTACCACAGCCATAAAATGGAGGTTTAATTTATCAAGAGCGCCATGGTGGGGAGGTTTGTTTGAAAGATTAATAGGGATAATGAAGAAAAGTTTGTCAAAAACAATTGGGAAAGGCATCCTAAACTTCTTTGAATTGGAAGAAGTATTGCTGGATGTGGAATGCGTTATGAACAATAGACCACTTTGTTATCAAGGTGACCAATTCGATAAGCAAGTATTAACACCAAATGTATTAATGAGGGGTAGACCGGCAGTTTTGCTTGAAGAAGATATCGATTTAATAACAAGGGATGATTGCGCATTACGGAGAATCAAGTTTGTGAAAAGTTGTAAGAATCACTTAAGGAAAAGATGGATGAACGAGTACGTGCACGCAATGGAAGAACGACAACAAGCAAGGGAAAAGAGAGGTAACGTGAAACTCCCAGAGGTCGGAAGTATGGTACTCATAAAAGACGATGTGAAGGACAAGGCTCTTCTCAACATTGGTCGAATTGAAAACAACATTAAGGGGAAGGATGGAGTTATTCGTGGCTTTAAAATACGTCTTGGAAATGGTTATGTAATTGAACGACCAATTCAGTTGGTGTGCAACTTGGAAATGGGGTGTGGGACAGAAAGCGGAATCGAATCGGAAGAGAATTTAGAAACCAAGGCCGAAGAGGATACCTTGAAAAGAGAACCAAGACAGGCGAAATTAAATGCACGACAAATAATCAGTTCCATCATGGAAGACGAGATGGCTGATTAA
- the LOC136089978 gene encoding uncharacterized protein LOC136089978, whose amino-acid sequence MEHILRYVQQNKAKEYSMSQINIETGLWLSDCLKKYFLFSSEKDRKPILVRKGARDTLCGADHVVVQFTQDVLSVKQIYKNYKNAGCYSAISVAEKLFYICKVKGVQLLRYEYNEPQKGKDQGDCKSVQGLLEKPEQVEAIEDFTEKIEENVFANDTENHKKEIRTLFKEQEKVFVDLLSDNLKIVNTRQDDIETKTLDCTKKIHLLENDIKDLKESLNFHEHLIDQKEVIGKNKQDHGNTKSKYVFTEDERTVINERKVIAESFNNFFINVGQNLANKITPGNKNFKSYIKEEDCVMDELEVSPDELRFAFNMFKPNKSSGLDDISPRVVKEVFDIIENPLLIIFNLSFNNGIFLDFLKLARVAPIFNDDDISKLSNYRPISILPCFSKILERIMHNRLYNYFIKHKLLNNNQYGFKKGYSTEHAINDSVNDTTGLDDKTLSSACSSHILTQNIL is encoded by the exons ATGGAGCATATTCTTCGATATGTACAACAAAACAAAGCCAAAGAGTATTCTATGAGCCAAATTAACATAGAGACCGGCTTGTGGTTAAGTGATTGCCTCAAAAAATACTTCCTGTTTAGTTCAGAGAAGGACAGAAAACCTATTTTGGTAAGAAAG GGTGCAAGAGACACTTTATGTGGGGCTGACCATGTAGTTGTCCAGTTTACTCAAGATGTTCTAAGTGTGAAacagatttacaaaaattataaaaacgcTG gTTGCTATTCAGCTATCTCAGTTGCCgaaaagttgttttatatttgcaaGGTAAAAGGTGTACAACTTTTAAGATATGAATATAATGAGCCACAAAAAGGTAAAGACCAAGGTGATTGCAAAAGTGTT CAAGGTTTGCTTGAAAAACCTGAGCAAGTTGAAGCTATTGAGGACTTTAcagaaaaaatagaagaaaacgTATTTGCAAATGACACTGAAAAT CACAAAAAAGAAATACGGACATTATTTAAAGAACAAGAAAAGGTATTTGTGGACTTACTTAGCGATAACTTAAAAATAGTCAATACACGCCAAGATGatattgaaacaaaaacattggattgcactaaaaaaattcacttgctagaaaatgatataaaagacttaaaagaaaGCTTAAATTTTCACGAACATTTAATTGACcaaaaa GAAGTGataggaaaaaataaacaagatcaTGGTAATACTAAATCAAAATATGTGTTCACTGAAGATGAAAGAACAGTAATTAATGAGCGAAAAGTTATTGCAgagagttttaataatttttttataaacgtcGGTCAAAACctagcaaataaaataactcccggaaataaaaatttcaaatcatatATTAAAGAAGAGGACTGTGTGATGGATGAGCTTGAAGTATCTCCTGATGAACTTCGGTTTgcttttaatatgtttaaaccaaacaaaagCTCAGGTCTTGATGACATAAGCCCTAGGgttgttaaagaagtttttgatattattgaaaaccccttactaattatttttaatctttcatttaataatggaatttttcttgactttttaaaactagCAAGAGTAGCTCCAATTTTTAATGACGATGATATTTCTAAATTatctaattatagacctatctcAATACTtccatgtttttctaaaattctagaGAGAATAATGCATAACAGgctatacaattattttattaaacataagtTGCTTAATAATAATCAGTACGGATTTAAAAAAGGGTACTCGACAGAACATGCa ATTAATGATAGTGTAAATGATACAACGGGGCTAGATGATAAGACTTTGTCTTCTGCCTGCTCCAGTCATATCTtaactcaaaatattttgtaa
- the LOC136090282 gene encoding uncharacterized protein LOC136090282 — translation MLEIILCNHCNHSLVATLLQSASVCKEIRVCKDLDVTRIRKDEKSVIDVMETVSSMINPFENEVTNDLVNIVTGIVADKETTKDLDRAYQIGDKNCVDFIRNNLNSDDPDIFIRRKILKLKTFASYKNIVKLSTGKTVVLKNDCNFWVRCLLIARNRDINMEKVLKYSLRVFPPQLASFDGSLLKTTKSKLMNILEDKCIDKLSVDIPKNNALILDGMAILQIIKPIPENFGKLSRLIFTMAMNFAFRHKSNRVDFVTDMYRNISIKHAERQRRAESGVQNVTIFGPDQKVPKQWKKFMSVGSNKEELVKFLLEEWKSYAINEIEIFITHGDSTCCFRNSIRTELSELRSDHEEADTRLLLHCKHASVSYAHVILASPDTDVFVSALYHSWFISATLHLETGCRNKQRILNVNKIAKEIGYDWCDAMIGFHSFTGCDAVSAFQGKGKLSALKMEEKKKEYCTAFRGIGMSLDVSDDVVNGIQKFVCHLYGASKEDVVNKARYYLWANLQKRCSLQIMFRLFYTLNVPSMMLTSEKMH, via the exons ATGTTGGAAATCATTCTTTGCAATCATTGTAATCATTCACTAGTTGCAACCCTGCTCCAATCTGCTTCAGTTTGTAAAGAAATTAG GGTTTGTAAAGATTTGGATGTAACAAGAATTAGGAAAGATGAAAAATCAGTTATTGATGTAATGGAAACAGTTTCTTCAATGATTAATCCATTTGAAAACGAAGTCACAAATGATCTTGTAAATATTGTTACTGGGATTGTAGCAGATAAGGAAACTACAAAAGATCTAGATCGAGCTTACCAGATAGGAGACAAAAACTGTGTTGATTTTATAAGGAATAACCTGAATAGTGATGATCCGGATATTTTTAtcagaagaaaaattttaaagctaaagacatttgcaagctacaaaaatatagttaaactgTCCACAGGaaaaactgtagttttaaaaaacgacTGTAACTTTTGGGTTCGTTGTTTGCTTATTGCACGTAACCGTGACATAAATATGGAAAAAGTACTGAAGTATTCGTTGAGAGTATTCCCGCCTCAGTTGGCATCTTTCGACGGATCTTTACTAAAAACAACGAAGTCGAAGCTTATGAATATACTTGAAGATAAATGTATCGATAAGTTATCAGTGGATATTCCTAAAAACAACGCATTAATTTTGGACGGTATGGCTATATTGCAAATAATTAAACCTATACCCGAAAATTTTGGGAAACTCAGTCGATTGATATTCACTATGGCAATGAATTTTGCTTTTAGGCATAAGTCAAATAGAGTTGACTTTGTTACGGACATGTATCGAAATATTAGTATCAAACACGCCGAGCGACAAAGACGAGCTGAATCTGGTGTCCAGAATGTTACTATATTTGGGCCTGATCAAAAAGTACCGAAACAATGGAAGAAGTTTATGAGTGTTGGCAGCAATAAAGAGGAATTGGTTAAGTTTCTCTTGGAAGAATGGAAAAGTTATGCAATAAATGAAATAGAGATATTTATTACACATGGTGATAGCACATGCTGCTTCAGAAATTCGATTCGTACGGAATTGTCTGAACTTCGTAGCGACCACGAAGAAGCTGATACTCGGTTATTGTTACATTGTAAGCACGCTTCGGTTTCATATGCTCATGTTATACTTGCAAGCCCCGATACAGATGTGTTCGTAAGTGCATTATACCATAGTTGGTTCATTTCTGCAACTCTTCATTTGGAAACAGGATGTAGAAACAAACAACGTATccttaatgtaaataaaatcgCAAAAGAAATTGGTTACGATTGGTGTGATGCAATGATCGGATTCCATTCCTTTACAG GTTGTGATGCAGTGTCTGCTTTTCAAGGAAAAGGTAAATTATCTGCCCTAAAGatggaagaaaagaaaaaagaatattgtACAGCATTCCGAGGTATCGGAATGTCACTAGACGTATCAGATGACGTTGTTAATGGCATACAGAAATTTGTTTGTCACCTTTATGGTGCAAGCAAAGAAGATGTTGTCAATAAAGCACGATATTACTTGTGGGCAAATCTACAGAAGAGATGCTCCCTCCAAATTATGTTTCGCTTATTTTACACATTAAACGTGCCAAGTATGATGCTTACATCTGAAAAAATGCATTGA